The Malaclemys terrapin pileata isolate rMalTer1 chromosome 20, rMalTer1.hap1, whole genome shotgun sequence genome contains the following window.
TCTGACTCTGAATGTTGTTGTTTCAGTCTCTGGCGAACATTGCACAAGCATCCAAGGAGGATCTCTCCCTCTGCCCAGGCATTGGGCCCCAGAAGGTGAGTGGGAGCAGGATGGAGAACTTCTCTCTGATGCACCAGCTGggcgctcctcctcccccagtgccttACCTGTGCACCAAAGGGGCTGCATGGAACCAGCTGGGTGCATTCCTGGGTGGAAGCCCCACCAGAGGATGCTGGCCCCAGAGCTCCAGCCTTCACCAGCTCAGGGCTTTCTTCTGCTTTCCTTACAGGCCAAGAGGCTCTTTGACACCCTCCACGAGCCCTTTCTGAAGATCCCCAAATGAGCGGAGCACTCCCCCAcagcactgccagcagcacaGACAAGCAGGAATAAACAACCCCCTTTGCCCAGCAGGCCACGTGTCCCTGCCAGCACGCCGTATGCTGTCTGCTAGGAAGCCAGGGTCTTGGGGGACACTTAGCAGCACCAGGAACCATCGCCGAGCTGTTTCTGCGAGTCTGGACTTTGACAATAAAACATGCTGTGTAGCATCGCAGGTTGGCCTGGCCACCAAACAGCATCTCACGTGGCTTTGGGTCATGGAGTCCTCCTGCCCAAGCTGTGTATGCCCCTAGGGAGTGGGGGGCTCATCAAACCTCACTGCCAGATAATGGGTCAAGCAGAAACGTGGACACAGCCCCACCTGGTAGCAGGGCAGCAGTTTTTAGCATCTAGGCTTCCCATATCCTCCTGGGGAGgggtgctggctggctggctcaggacTCTCCGCCTGGGGAAGTGTGAGGGAGCTGTTCCAGTCCCCTCCACCCAATGCACTGACAGCATGTGTGGTAGCCTGCAGCCTCAGGGGCATGCACTGCAGGTGCAGGAATACATGTGTGGGGGAGTCCCCTGCTGGGGACCCTCACAGCCCCTTCCCTTGCTCCACTGCCACATGGGCCGTGAGCAGCCAATAGCTTCTAGGGCAACCAGGGGAGATTTGCTAGAGCAAGGACTGCAGGTCTCTGGGGTTAAAGCACTGCCTTGATgccaggagctggagtgggggtggggaaagcctCCCACCCTTGTGTGCTATGGTCCCAGCAGGGAGTGGTCAGATCTGTAGGGTAAGCGCTAGGGCCTCAGCTTTGAAACAGTCTGTAGGAGGAACCCTTATAGGGGTCTGACTCTTCACCACCCCCTAGATTGGACCTCTGggctttcagcacccctgcttcaCCCCGTGAGCTCCCTTCAGCACGTCCCACTGAGGCAGAGCCCTGAAGGAGACTTGTACGTTTTCCAGGGATCACTGGAGCCACTCACAGCGCTTTCAAACCAGCAGGGGTTAGTAGCCATgcggaacacagcataggaagtccttaggttagcagaGAGAAGTGTAGAAGTGCAGGGACTGGGTCGCAGAATGTAAGGCCGGGTCGCAGTGGCTCTGGGTCAGCACCGCACCCAGGatgttaaaagtcctgttggtggtgctgcccggctaaggcagactagtccctacctgttctgaccccgcgctgcaccccagaagcagccagcagcaggttcggctcctaggcggggagggccacagggctctgcgcgctgccccaagcaccggctccgaGTGGGGGGCGGTGACTGCAGGTGAGAGCagcacgcctccgcctaggagctggatctgctgctggccacttccggggcgcagtgtggtctgtggtgccaggacaggcaggaagcctgccttaacaccccggctgtgccgctgaccaggacctgcccaaggtaagcctgcactccaatcccctgccccagccctgaacacccccccaaacccagagcctcctcctgcaccccaaacccctcatccctggccccaccccacacaccccaaccctctgctccagccctgagcccctcccacaccccgagctccattgggtcatggggtgtgggagcagggccaactgggttgccagaaaaaaagtctGAAAGCCACTGGATTAAAGAATAGGCCATGGGGGGTAATCAGAACCCCACCAAGCTGTAGTAAATCCTCTTGTTCAAGCTCAGTCATCCCTCAGACTCCAGGTGTGCCCCCAAGAGCTTCCCACGGCCTGGACTTAGCCCCCACCTCGCCGAGCTGGGGAGAGGCAGCCCAGCCCCATGTGGAGAGGTGGGGGAGTCGGTTTCTCTCTGGGTCCTTGGCTGCTAGATGTCAGTGTCCAGGCCCAGTGTCCAGATGCTCCACTAATGGGGTCTATGTGGGCCTCGATCACCCTAACAGCTGGTTACAATTCACCCCTGTGGCTTaccctgccctgagagcaaacagtccCTTTCCACCCacgggggaaactgaagcacaaacagGCCTcaaaaacattacaaaaaatcCCCATTTTGTCTCAGGAGTTACTAACTCCAACCACAGCCACTGCCAGACCCCACCGTCCCCCACACACCAGGGAGCTGCTCAAGCTGCCAGAGCTGAGAGaagggcagcagctggggcaAGTCACAGGCACCATGGGAGCAGGGTAGGGCTCCAGGGACACCTCCAGAACCAGGGCTGAAACAAGTGGATGGTTGTGGGAGGGGATCTCTCAATTCCAGCACATGGTACAGCATAACAGCATCCCAGGTTTAGCTCACCAAGTTATACTGATGGAGTGTTAGGGTTTAAATGAGGCAAGTTAAATAAAATACCTCCTGTGAGCTTGGGAGAGTGGCATCTGGGAGTGCAGTGATTCAATGGTGGCTGCCGTTTGGGGGTCCCTGAGGTTTAGGGGGGTGCAGTGATCCATTGGGGGCAGCATctgaggtttggggtgcagtgacTCGGTGGACACACCCAAAGcagtgcccagaacctgccctgcTGCCTGGCCTGACATCTCCCCCAGCTGGGGTGACTGGACTGGTCAcactcaccccctgcaccctggcccaGCTTCCCAGCAGGCACATGGGCCCTGGGTTGACACCCTCTCCCCCCTGGGAGCTACACCAGGGCAGGACCTAGAAGACAGAGCCCCGCTGGCACCCAGCTCCCCTACTAACACCCTTCTTGTGGCTGGGCACTAAGTGGGAGGcctggcaggggatggggaagctCCGCAGCACACAGGGCATTGCGCTGCTccccctgggaggaggggggctcactgagccaggcccctgccccccagcagcagcagcagacaggaaAGTACCAGGCACTGCTACCCCATCCCTGACTCTGGCTCACCgcagaactcccctcccccagcaaacaGGCTTCAGCCTCCGCCAGCCTCCAGCACTCATCCAGTCCCCTACACCTTCCCTGACACACAGGCGGGAGGCCCCTGCCCAGCTGTGCCATGCTGCCCGGGAGCACAGTAAAGCACTGCCCCCCGGCAGCTGGATAAATGGAGACATGAGCTGGGTGACTCCCCCCCACCCAAGGCTTCCCCTGGGGCAGCATGTCCTctagccccagggctgctgggaacctcccagctcccccagcagGAACCCTGGGGAAAGCCAGTGCAATGCACCAGACTCAACCCTTcctcccgggggtgggggggggggcgggggctgtgcctGGCTTCAGGGGGAGCTAGCTGCCCTCTCCCACAGGGAACAGTCACTGGTGGTGGGGTGCACCCTACAGCCACGGCGATTAAAGGAGACAAGACATGTCCCCACGTGTACTTGCATTTATAATGGAAGGCAGAGACAGAAcaactccctgctgcccctcccagccTCGGGCAGGATCCCGCAGCCAGCAGGGTTCAGCCAGTACCCGCCACAAACACCAGGTGCACCCAGAGCAACCTGGCCACACAGTCGCCAGCTGCGGCCCAGAACGTGTCCTGCTCTGCCTGGACCCACCAAGGCCTCCCTCTCATTCTGGTGGCAGCAGGCACGGCACTGGCACCGCTGGCTGgccctggaggagcagggggcccgATGCCCCTAATGCCCACAGAGGAACGCTGGCACTTTAGACAGTCTGGGGCATCCCATGTGAAGCTACCATTCCCATCTCGGGAGCAGGCGGATGCCACAGGGGTCGAAGCAGTGATGGGACATCCCCACCCCACATCTTCAGCCAGTCACCGCATTCACTCCTGGAAGTGTGTAGGCTCCTGCTTTAGGGAGCTGGGGTCCGGCAGCTCGGCCTTGCACGGccagactgccccctccaaagCTTCATActtgtgtttctttttcttcttcttcttgtgcttggggctcaggtgccccagagtgggcccctctgcccccctcaaatcatcctcctcccctctggggggttcagggccAGGATCaccgctcccccagccccagggctcctCGGGAGGCTCCTGCTTTATGGACACCAGCAGGTCCACGGGCTCCTCTTTCactctctttttcttcttcttcttcttcctggcAGACCCCAGCACCTCTGTCGCTGGCGTGGACGTGGCTGCCTCTGGGCACTGTTGCTTTGGGCTGCCCCCAAAGGGCAGGAAACGCTGCCGGAGGCCCTCTGGGACCTGGGGGGCAGGCCTGGCTGCGACAGCCTggccagggctcctgctgctggggtcCCCAAATCTCTCGCAGATGCGCATGCAGCCGTGGAAGGAGGCTGAGCAGGAGAGCTGGCCAGAGCGGGTCGAGGACACTAGCAGGTaggggctgcctggctcctccAGGGCACTGTGGATGTCAAAGACCCGCTGCGTCCCATCAGACTTTGTCTTCAGCGTCTGGAACCCGACCAGGGGCACAGCACAGCCATCCAGGCTGAGGGGGAAGCAAGAGGACCTCAGGTGAGCCTTGGGCTGGAACAGCACAGTAACCCGGGGGCATGAGCTTCGAGGCAGCCTCACCCACAGGCCAGGCCCCTGGCTCTGTGCCCCCACGGCGGACCAGGGCTCAGAACTGGCCGCTGTGCAAGTCCCAGGCTTCGCACAAGCCCCTGAAAGACCAAAGCTGGTACAGAGCTTGGGGGAAGAGCAGTGATCTCCCCACCTCACCTAGCCACAATCCTGCGGGCCCTTCTAGGTTTCGCTCCCTACCCAAGGGAGAAAACACTGGACAGGAAGGTAACAAGCCCCCACCAAGCGGCTTGGTATGCTGGACAGATTACAAGGAAAGCCTCAGCACCCTACCCAGCCCGGCTTAGGGGGGGCAGGAACATCCTCCTCCTCACCATACAGAGGGGAAGAATCTCTCCCAAGTTCAACCAGTGAATgaccactggaccccacttccctcccagagccagggacagaacccaggcatcctggttcctagtctctccccccccccccaagtctaaccactggaccacacttccctcccagagccagggagagaacccaggcatcctggctcccagtctcccccccccacacacacacactctaaccactagaccccacttccctcccagaaccagggacagaactagtattgccaaccctccaggactggcctggagtcgccaggaattaaagattatgttatGTGcctgaaatctccaggaatacatcaaACCAACATTGGCAACCCtcgagagaacccaggcgtcctggctcccagcccccgccggcAGGGCCGCTCTACCTCCCCCCCCCTCACCTGTCCGGGCTGAAATCAGCGGGTGCTCGGATCAGCCACAGCTCCTTGGAGGGGCCCCGCAGCTCCTCGGGGGCGAAGGGGCTCGGGGAGAAATCCGGGGGGCACTGGAACCGCGGCAGCCCTGCCAGGAGGACACGGGAAAGGGCGGattagggggggtggggggggctgcacaGAGAGGGTGCCCgggaccaccaccacccccctaacgggcctcccccccagcgccactCTCCCCCCACCGGACCACTCACCCCCCAGCGCCGTCCGCTCCATGCTGCAGGCGCTGAGCTTGCAGAAGAGACCACGTGGAGCCACcgctccctggccccgccccgtcCGGGCGGGCTCACTGGCCTGGCAGGGGGAGCGCTGTCTCCGCTCTGCGCCTGCTGGGGCTTGGTACGGTCCCGGCCTGGACCATCCTTCCGGGCGGGTATCCGTCCGACCCCTGCCGTGTCCTCTTGGCTCGGCCCGCGACAAAGTCTCCCGCCGCCCTAGCGGCGCGCAGAGCGGACAGCGCCGCCCTTGCCCCTAGCGGCAGGTCGCTGTGTGTGCAGCCGGGAGTTCGCCTCAgcccctgtggccccagcctggtGCTGGGAGCTGATTAGTcacatccctcccccaagcatggCCTGCAGGCTTTGTTCTTAGGTTATGGAAACACACCTTGCTTGTGCCCAGGGAGCaatgcagctagggtgaccagatgtcccgattgtatagggacagtcccgatatttgaagctttttcttatatagaagcccattactccccaccccctgtcccgatttttcacacttgctgtctggtcaccctaaatgcagctggctctggggcagagccCTGGCCTCTTCCTCATGTCCCACGTCTTGGTCTTACCTCAGCTGCAAACTTCAGCAGTGACCATTTTGTGTTTGCTTCCAGGGCTCTGATACAAATGTTCACTAGCCAACTGAGCAAGACCCCAATAGACACACAGCTGCTCAGGGACGGTGCCTTGTTCACAGTTAGGTATTGAGACCTGTCCctcagccagcttttaatccatttaacgtggGCCACGTTCAtgttatatcattctagttttttagaACCTGCAGAACCaggtcaaacaccttacagaagagTACAGATATTATGTCAACActcttacctttatcaaccaaacttgtagtctcataaaaaaaaatcaagttagtttgacaagatctgtttTCCACAAACCcctgttgattggcattaattacatcacCTTCCTTCAGGTCTtcattaattgagtcccatatcagtcaCTCCATTATGTTGCCTAGGATCAATGTCAGACCGGCAATCCTAGAATTAGCCAGATCATTCCTGTGACGGGATCCctggggttagggtgaccagatagcaagttttaaaaatcgggacggggtgggggggtaataggagcctatataagaaaaagccccaaatatcaggactgtccctataaaattgggacatctggtcatcctgcctgggactgtgggaccactgtgcccccttatctctccagcctgggctgcctctcacaatgctttgctagtgacaagcagcaaccccctccagctgctgtgattactcagcacaaccgcatgtggagccccacacccggctagattgcatgaatgctcccagagccactcatgaatcacacagagaaaggtaccagccaaatccccccaactcccagccttgtacctcagggatatattgtcttgcactgctcaagacgagcagtGAAAATTAATTAATTGGTTCActacttcatcaatggaaagtggatatacatcagcttttgtaaacctgagcagatttaccaaacacttcaggcaaactcactggtaaagataaacagttaaacaaatttattgactacaaaagatagtttaaagtgattataagtgataggcaaaaagtcagaggtAGTTaccaaaatcaaatcaaataaaatgtaagcacgtcgtctaaactctcaaccctatcagcctgggcaacatctagagtaagcagtttttctcaccccactggatattgcagttcatagtccacaggtttcacccttgaaacctgggtcAGTCTCCTCTgtgttcatagactttaaggtcagaagggaccattatgatcgtctagtctgacctcctgcacaacgcaggcctcagaatctcatccacccactcctgtatcaaacccctaacctatgtctgagctatttaagtactcaaatcgtggtttaaagacttccaggtgcagagaatcctccagcaagtgacccgtgccccacgctgcagaggaaggcgaactctgttggagtcttcagtcttctgagtgtccttgttgccGGGTAGGTGGGAGAAGGAGAAAGGCAAAGCATgggcccctgtgttctgttttatacccttagccCCACGTGTTTgaagaacacaagtccaggcatgtctgatgGGTAAGCTGAGTTCCCAGGCAAGGTTCCACAATTCTCCTGGTGTGGGCTTGTGCAAGTAAGGCTACATCTACGCTATATCtgggatcgacgctctgagatcgatccactggcggtcgatttagcggagtggtgggcaaactttttggcccaagggccacatctgggtggggaaattgtatgcaggtcCATGAAtgtaaggctggggcagggggttggggtgcgggagggagcggggtatgggagggggtgcgaagtgcaggagggggctcagggcagggggttggggtgcaagaggggtgcgggCTGTGCCCTGATGCCGCTTACCTCACGCGGTtccagggtggcagtggcacgcagcagtgctaaggcaggctccctgcaccactcccggaagtggccagcatgttcgGCGGTGGCTcttgggggtagggtggggtggggcaggcagctctgccGCGCGCAGCCCTCTCCTGTAGCTaccacccctgaagctcccattggctgcggttccccgttcctggccactggtagctgtggggggcggtgcctacAGGTGAGGgagcgcacggagccctctgaccccctccccccaggggatgcagggacatggtgccggctgcttccatgGTGCCGGCGcaggcccagggcaggcagggaacctggcttagccccgctgtgccacggGACTAACAATCCCACGGGCCCgattgaaagccctgacaggCCGTATCTGGCCCGTGGCCCGTAGTTTTCCCTCCCctgatttagtgggtctaataaggacccaccaaatcgacagcagatcgctctccagtccatccctgtactctacccccgaccagaagagtaaggtaagtcgacgggagagtttctcccatcaacatcTCACGGTGTAGACCCtgtggtaactcgacctaaggtatgtcgactcatagattcatagattcatagactttaaggtcagaagggaccattatgatcatctggtctgacccccagctatgttattcacatagttgGAGTTACGTAGAGTAGGTTGACATTGACAAACTCTGGTTGCACCTGCTTCCCCAGTGGCTTCCACATGTTCGCCCACAAGGAAATATTTCCAGCTCCAGGCTGCGGCCAGCTTAAATCAGGATCCTTCCAGCTTGGCATCCATATTACCTGAAGGGTTACATTCTGCAAAGTGATTAAATTGTTATATTCCAGGGGAAACTTTATGCCCAGTCTGGTATGTACATAACTGCAAGCCTAAGGATTGTTCTTTATGGTGGTACCATTAATGATTACACATGGTAACACCACACCCCAATTGTGGAACCCC
Protein-coding sequences here:
- the POLR1G gene encoding DNA-directed RNA polymerase I subunit RPA34 translates to MERTALGGLPRFQCPPDFSPSPFAPEELRGPSKELWLIRAPADFSPDSLDGCAVPLVGFQTLKTKSDGTQRVFDIHSALEEPGSPYLLVSSTRSGQLSCSASFHGCMRICERFGDPSSRSPGQAVAARPAPQVPEGLRQRFLPFGGSPKQQCPEAATSTPATEVLGSARKKKKKKKRVKEEPVDLLVSIKQEPPEEPWGWGSGDPGPEPPRGEEDDLRGAEGPTLGHLSPKHKKKKKKKHKYEALEGAVWPCKAELPDPSSLKQEPTHFQE